The genomic DNA GCAGATAACCTTGAGCAAGGTAGCTGCCCATGCTGTGGCCGAGCAGGATGATGGGGACGCCGGGATGCTGCTGGCCGATGTATTGATTAAGACTGGCCAGGTCACCGACGACTTTGCACCAACCGTCGTCGTCGGCGAAATGCCCGAGGGTACCGTTGTCGGCGGTTCTGCCATGTCCACGCAAATCCGGGGCGTACACACCGTAACCTTTGTCGCAAAACGTGTCGGCCAACCGCGCGTAGCGGCCGCTGTGTTCCGCCATGCCATGGGCCAGCAGAATCACCGCTTTCAACGGCGCGGCCGGCAACCACTGATTGACGAAGAGGCGGCTGCGGTCACTGGCGTCCAGCCATAGGGTTTGGTGGATCATGGCGATTCCTTTGCTATGGGTCGAAGCATTGTATAGCGCATCTGTCGCTTGTCGTCCGATCAGCCCACGCCACGGCGTGAAGATTCACACGATCAATGACGACATCGCCCATATTTGCCTCAATGGCCATAACTGCTAGTGTCCGTGAAGCTCCGCTTTTTGCTTTCTGCTTTCAATGCATGAAGGAGAAATGACAGAAACGCGGCCCCGGATCGGCTCAGGTAAAGAGGACAAGAACAATGCAACCTGATTTCTGGAATGACAAACGCCCGGCCGGCGTACCGCTGGACATCGACATGGGTGAGTTCAAGTCGGTGATCGAAGTGTTTGAGCGTTCCTGCAAGAAGTTCGCCGATCGCCCCGCGTTCAGCAACATGGGCGTCACCCTGACTTACGCCGAACTCGAACGCCAGAGCGCCGCCTTTGCCGGTTATCTGCAAGCACATACCGATCTGGTACCTGGGGATCGCATCGCGGTGCAGATGCCTAACGTGCTGCATTACCCGATTGCCGTGTTCGGTGCGTTGCGCGCCGGGCTGATCGTGGTCAACACCAATCCGCTGTACACCGCGCGAGAGATGCGCCATCAGTTCAAGGACTCCGGCGCGCGGGCGCTGGTGTATCTGAACATGTTCGGTCAGAAAGTCCAGGAAGTGCTGGCCGACACCGATATTCAATACCTGATCGAGGCGAAGATGGGCGACCTGATGCCCACCGCCAAGGGCTGGCTGGTCAATACAGTGGTCAGCAAAGTGAAGAAAATGGTGCCCGAGTATTCGCTGCCCCAGGCGATCTCCTTCAAGAGCGCGTTACGCATGGGCCGGGGCCTGGGCATCAAGCCGCTGAAGGTCGGCCTCGACGACATCGCGGTGTTGCAGTACACCGGCGGCACCACCGGGCTGGCCAAAGGGGCAATGCTCACCCACGGCAATCTGGTGGCGAACATGCAGCAAGTACGTGCCTGCCTTGCACAGTTGGGCCCGGATGGGCAGCCGCTGTTGCGCGAAGGGCAGGAGGTGATGATCGCGCCACTGCCGCTGTACCACATCTATGCCTTCACCGCGAATTGCATGTGCATGATGGTCTCGGGCAACCATAACGTGCTGATCACCAACCCGCGTGACATTGCCGGGTTCATCAAGGAGCTCAAGAACTGGAAGTTTTCCGAACTGCTGGGGCTTAACACCCTGTTTGTCGCGCTGATGGATCACCCGGACTTCAAGACCCTGGATTTCTCCACGTTGAAACTCACCAACTCCGGCGGCACAGCGTTGGTCAAAGCCACGGCCGAGCGTTGGGAGCAGATCACCGGTTGCCGTATCACTGAAGGCTATGGCCTGACCGAAACCTCGCCGGTGGCCTGCACCAATCCGTATGGCGATCAATCGCGTCTGGGCACGGTTGGTCTGCCAGTGCCGGGGACGCTGCTCAAAGTCATCAATGATGATGGCGTCGAGCAGCCGCTGGGTGAACGTGGCGAGCTGTGCATCAAAGGCCCGCAGATCATGAAGGGCTACTGGCAAAAACCTGAAGCCACCGCCGAAGTGCTGGACGCCGAGGGCTGGTTCAAATCCGGCGACATCGCAGTGATCGACCCGGATGGTTTTGTGCGCATCGTCGATCGCAAAAAGGACATGATCATCGTCTCCGGTTTCAACGTGTACCCCAACGAAATCGAAGACGTGGTCATGGCCCACCCGAAAGTCGCCAACTGCGCGGTGATCGGCGTGCCGGACGAGCGTTCGGGCGAGGCGGTGAAGCTGTTTGTAGTGGCGCGGGAAAGCGGCGTGAGCCTTGAAGAGCTGAAGGCTTACTGCAAAGAAAATTTCACCGCCTACAAAGTGCCCAAGCACATCGTATTGCGTGAGTCGTTGCCGATGACGCCGGTCGGCAAGATTCTGCGGCGCGAGTTGCGCGATATCGCCTAAGGATTAGAAGCGAAAAGATCGCAGCCTGCGGCAGCGCCTACAGGAAACGCATTCCAATGTAGGCGCTGCCGCCAGCTGCGATCTTTTGCTTTGTAGGCCCGGAAAATCAGGCGTTTCAGGGTGATATAGTATTTTTGCTCTAAAATGACTGCTGGCAAGTCTTGAGTCATAAATATGACTGTTCGGGCCACTTTTGGCTCTGGTCGACCCTCGGCAAAGCTGCTACTCTCGGCGCGCTTTGTGACGTCTCGGCCTCTGTAAAGCCAGATTCACCAATACAAAACACACACCAATAATAATCGCATCAAATGCGGTGAAGAATTCGCGTTGCTGAGGAGTGGGCTTCCATGATCGAAGACTTTTGGAAGGATAAATACCCGGCTGGAATTGCTGTCGAGATCAATCCGGACGAGTATCCGAACATTCAGGCAGTGTTGAAGCAATCCTGCCAACGCTTCGCCAACAAACCGGCTTTCAGCAACCTGGGCAAGACAATCACCTACGGTGAGTTGTACGAATTGTCTGGTGCGTTTGCCGCGTATCTGCAACAGCATACCGATTTGCAGCCCGGTGATCGAATCGCCGTGCAACTGCCCAACGTTCTGCAGTACCCGGTGGCCGTCTTCGGTGCGATCCGCGCCGGGTTGATCGTGGTCAACACTAACCCGCTGTACACCGCGCGGGAAATGGAACACCAATTCAACGACTCCGGTGCCAAGGCGCTGGTGTGCCTGGCGAATATGGCGCACCTGGCTGAAGCCGTCGTGCCGAAAACCGGCGTCAAACACATCATCGTCACCGAAGTCGCCGACCTGCTGCC from Pseudomonas baetica includes the following:
- the fadD2 gene encoding long-chain-fatty-acid--CoA ligase FadD2, with the protein product MQPDFWNDKRPAGVPLDIDMGEFKSVIEVFERSCKKFADRPAFSNMGVTLTYAELERQSAAFAGYLQAHTDLVPGDRIAVQMPNVLHYPIAVFGALRAGLIVVNTNPLYTAREMRHQFKDSGARALVYLNMFGQKVQEVLADTDIQYLIEAKMGDLMPTAKGWLVNTVVSKVKKMVPEYSLPQAISFKSALRMGRGLGIKPLKVGLDDIAVLQYTGGTTGLAKGAMLTHGNLVANMQQVRACLAQLGPDGQPLLREGQEVMIAPLPLYHIYAFTANCMCMMVSGNHNVLITNPRDIAGFIKELKNWKFSELLGLNTLFVALMDHPDFKTLDFSTLKLTNSGGTALVKATAERWEQITGCRITEGYGLTETSPVACTNPYGDQSRLGTVGLPVPGTLLKVINDDGVEQPLGERGELCIKGPQIMKGYWQKPEATAEVLDAEGWFKSGDIAVIDPDGFVRIVDRKKDMIIVSGFNVYPNEIEDVVMAHPKVANCAVIGVPDERSGEAVKLFVVARESGVSLEELKAYCKENFTAYKVPKHIVLRESLPMTPVGKILRRELRDIA